The DNA sequence CAAGGCGGCGAGCAACTCCTGAACAAAATCGATCGAGCGCTCGATCTCCAGCCAGCGCACAAAGGCGCGGCTGTAAACATCGCCGGCCTCCATGGTCGAGACCGGGATGTGAAACAGGGCATAGATCCCGCCGGGGAAATCGTGGCGGACGTCGCGGAAGAGGCCGGCGGCGCGCGCCGCCGGGCCGACCAACCCCAGGTCGACGGCCTGCTGGCGGGTGAGAATGCCGGTGGACTCGAAGCGCGCCAGCACCGAGGAGGAATTCCAGAGCAGCTGCACGGCGCGGGCCGCCTCGGCCGCGCCCTTTTCGAGGCGGCGCTTCAGCTCGGCGATCCGCTCCGGTTCGAGGTCGAAAGCCACGCCGCCGTTCTTCACCAGGCCGCGGCCGAGGCGGCTGCCACAGAGCAAAGCGGTCATGTTGAGAAAATCGCCGCGGATAGCGCCGCACTGGGCCGAGGTCGGCAGAAAGCCGACATCCCCGGCCAGGGCGCCGAGGTCGCCGATGTGGTTGGCCAGGCGTTCCAGCTCGAGGGCGATGCCGCGGATGACCTGCGCCCGGGCCGGCACCCGCGTGCCGGTGAGAGATTCCAGGGCTGCCGCATAAGCCAGGGCATGTCCGATGGCGGTGTCGCCGGCGACCGTCTCCATCAGATAGGGGATGTGCGGATGCGGCCCTTTGGCCAGCGCCTTTTCGATACCGCGGTGCTGATACCCTAAAGAGATCTCGAGATGATAGACCTTCTCGCCGTGGCACTGGAAACGGAAATGGCCCGGCTCGATCACCCCGGCATGGACCGGTCCGACCGCCACCTCGTGGAGTTCCTCTCCGCTCATGGCGAAGAAATCGGCCTCGCCGATCAGGGGAGGCGCAGGCGGCTCAGCGCCGGGGTAATCGGCCGGCGTAAAGCGGAGCGGCTTGAGCCAGGGATGTCCCTCCGGCCGCACTCCCAGCTGTTCATGGATCTCGCGCTCGAAGAGATGGGCCTGGGGACAATCGGGCGTCAGCGCGGGGTAAGACTCCTCCACCGCGGCGCGTAGTGCGTAGAGCATCCCGTTCTGATCGTCGGCAAGCGTGGCGATGAGGCGGACGCGGCGGCGGTTCTCCCGGAGACCGAAAAAGGTCGCCAATCGCCGGCCGGCGGCGACCTCCTCGACAACAGTATCACGAAAACGGCCGATGGGCAGCGCAGCAAAGGCCGACCAGTCAAGCGGCTCACCATTGTGAAAAGGGACCAAACCGCGCCGGTTCATTGACCGCCTCCCAGGGCTGCGGCGCCCAGCCTGAGCAGCCCGTCCAGCCCGGCCGGGATGTGCACGCCGAGACTAAAAGTGAGCAGGAAAAGCAGCAGCGGCAGCAACCTGAGAAGGGCCGGGAGTTTCTCCTGCGGCTCATTCACAGCGGCGCCCTGCACCATCGGGAAAAAGGCCGCGGCCATTCCGATAAAAACGGCCGTCAGCAGGAAAAGATAGATCGCGGCGACGATGAGGCGGTCCCCGAGGACCGCAACCCCGAGCAGATTGAACTCGCTGATGAAGAGGCCGAAAAAGGGCGTCCCGGTGATGGCGAGAAAACCGATCACCCAGGCCCAGCCGATCCCGGGATGGCTTCTGGCCAGCCCGTGCACCTCGCCGATCGCCTTGGTCCGGAAGACGGAGAGGATGTTGCCAGCTGTCAGAAAAAGCCCGCTCTTAGTGAGGGAATGGTTAAGGGCGTGAAACAATACGAAATAATAACCCGCCGATCCGAGACCGATGCCGAAGGCGAGGATGCCCATATGCTCGACACTCGAGTAGGCGAGCAGCCGCTTGTAGTCGGGCTGGTTGAGAATAAAGACCGCAGCCAGCAGCATCGAGACCAGTCCGAAGATGAGCAGGATAGCACGGGCGAAGGCGGCGTCGCCGGCAGCCTGGCAGATCTGATAGGCGCGCAGGATGGCAAGGAATGCGCAGTTGAGCAGGACGCCGGAAAGCAGCGAGGAGACCACCGAAGGGGCCTCGCTGTGGGCATCGGGCAGCCAGGTGTGCATCGGGGCGAGGCCCATCTTGGTGCCGTAGCCGACGAGCAAAAAGATGAAGGCGATGCGCGTCAGGCGCACATCCAACTGCGGCCCCAAGCGCAGCAGCCGGTCGAGCAGCAGCGAGCCCTCGCGCCCGCCGGCTGAGGCGGCGGCCCCGAGGAAAAAGGTGCCGAAGAGGGCAAGGGCGATACCGACCGAGCAGATGAGCAGGTATTTCCAGGTGGCCTCGAGGGAATGGACGGTGCGGTGGAAAAAGATCAGAGGCGCGCTCGCCAGGGTGGTCGCCTCGACCGCCACCCAGAGCAGACCGAGATGGTGCGAGAGCACGACCAGGGACATGGTGCTGAGGAAAATCAGCATGCAGGCGATGAAGATCCGCTCCGGGTCCCGGCCGCCCTGCGACGCGCCCGCGTGCGCCTGCGCGAGCCAGCCCTGCCCGTACGCGGCGCTGACGAGAAAAAGCAGCGAGACGATGCCGAGAAAGAGCAGGCCGAGGGCATCGACCGCGAGCCAGCCGCCAAGGATCGGCTGCGCCGGCTGAAACGCCAGGCTGATTACCATCCCTACGTGAAGGAGGGAACAGGCCAGCCACAAGCGCCGGCGCAGGCGAACATTCCGGACCAGCCAGGCCGCCGCGCTGAAGAGAATGGGTAGGACGATTACCGCCGCGATCACTGCTAATCCTTCAGAATGGTCAGATTGTCCACATCGAGGTCATCAAAATAGTTTTTGATGTGATTCATGATGATGCCCATGATGAAAACCCCGGCGAAGACGTCGAGCAGCACCCCGAGCTCGACCAGGAAGGGCATCTGGGCTGCCAGGGAGAGGCCGAGGATATAGATGCCGTTCTCCAGCACCAGATATCCGATCACCTGCGAGATCGCCTTTTTACGGATGATGAGCATGAGCAGGCCGATCATCACCGCGGCAAGGGAAACCGGAATCCACAGCCGCGAGGTGACCGTCACCGGCAGAGCGAACTTGCGCGCCACCCAGAAGGAGACCAGCACCATGCCCATGCCGGTGAGCAGGGCCGCCCCGTAGGGGATGTGGGAGTCGATCGCCAGACCGGTGTGCACCTCGCGGGCGGCGTGGGAGAGAAAGCGGGGGATGAGGATCGCTTTGATCGCCAGGCTGCTCACGGCGATAATCAGCCCGTGTAGGGAGAGGATCCCCCCGGCCGGGAGCAAAGGCAACAGGGCGAGCAGTACCCCCTGAAAGGCCATCACCCGGATGGCGGCCCCCAGACGGGTCAGGCTAAGCAGGTAGAGATCACTCAGGAGTACCAGCAGCAGGAATATATCGATCACGGTTTGCATGCGTTATCCCAGGATGATGTAACTGAGCAGGCCGAGAGCGCCGGCCCCCATCAGCATTTGCGGCACCTGCCCCAAACGCAGGCGTGCCATCACCGATTCGACTATGCCGACGGCAGTGGCGATGACAAAAAGGACACCCGCTGCGATCAGCGGCCGCAAGGCATTGGGCGATGGGAAGGCGGAGATGATCACTAGGGTGATGAACATCCCCCAGATCCACAGTTTGAGCGCCGCGCCGTAGAGGATAAAGGCAAAATCAGGGCCGCTGTGATCCAGCACCATCACCTCGTGAATCATGGTGAGCTCGAGGTGGGTGGTGGGATCGTCGACGGGAATGCGGCAGTTCTCGGTGAGCAGGGCGACAAAGAGGCTGACCACCAGCAGGGCCAGAGCCGGACTGTCGGCATAGTTGATCGAGACCGCATGGCTCTCGAAGATCTGTGAGAGGCTGAGCGAATTGGTGAAGCGGGCCAGATTCGCCAGGGCGAGAAAGAGGATCAACTCGGCGAAGATGGCATACCAGGCCTCGCGGCTGGCCCCCATCCCCTCAAAGGCCGAGGCGGTATCGAGGGCTGCCAGGATGGTGAAAAAGCGCCCGAAGGCGAAGAGATAGGCGAAAAGCACCAGGTCGCCGGGAAAAGCGATCAGGGCGGTATAACCGGGCAGGGGCAGCAGGCAGAGCGCCACGGCCGTTGCGGCCAGAGTCGCCATCGGCCCCAGCCAGAAGAGCGGGCTGGTGCTGCGGCTGTAGACCGCTCCCTTGCGCAGCAGCCGGAAGAGATCGCGGTAGGGCTGGAGCAGCGGCGCGCCGCACCGGCCTCCAAAGAAGGCCTTGACGCGGACGATCCATCCGGTCAGCAGCGGCGCGGCCAGCAGTGAGACCAGCACAAAAATCAGGGCAGGCAGCGTCATCGCAGACCTCCGAACCAGAAAAGCAGGGCGAGCAGGACCACGGCGATGTAAAGGATATAAAGCGAGATGCGGCCGCGCTGCATCCACTGCAGCTGATGGAAGAGCCAGGCGATCGCCGCCAGCAGCGGCCGCCACAGCTTTTCGAGAAAGAGATCCGGGGTGTGCGTATGCAGGGAGGCCCTGTCCGGGAAATAGCCCTGCGGCGGCTCCTCCTCCACCCCGCTGCCGAGGATCCAGCGGTTCTGGTCGGTCAGCGGCTGGACAAACGAGGAGGCGGTGTACTGCATTCGCGCTGTGGGGCCGCTGTAACCGCAGTCCCAGGTGACGGCACGGTGGATGCCCCTGCGGGCGAGGATCCGGCGCCGCCCGTAAGCGAGCAGGGCGAAGAGCAGAGCGCTCCCGGCGGCGATCCCGGTCACCGCAATGAAGGGCTTGACCATTCCGGCCAGCTCATCCGCGATGAGGGCCGCCGGCAGCTGGGACGTCGCCGCGATCACGGGCTGGAGCAGGGGGAGGAGCAGCAGGGGCGCCACGCCCGCCACAATACAGAGGCCGGCAAGCAGGAGCATCGGCAGCAGCATAATCACGGAGACCTCCCGGGCACTCTCCCCGGCCGGCGTGCGCGCCTCGCCGAGAAAGACTACGCCCGCGGC is a window from the bacterium genome containing:
- a CDS encoding NADH-quinone oxidoreductase subunit H, with the protein product MTLPALIFVLVSLLAAPLLTGWIVRVKAFFGGRCGAPLLQPYRDLFRLLRKGAVYSRSTSPLFWLGPMATLAATAVALCLLPLPGYTALIAFPGDLVLFAYLFAFGRFFTILAALDTASAFEGMGASREAWYAIFAELILFLALANLARFTNSLSLSQIFESHAVSINYADSPALALLVVSLFVALLTENCRIPVDDPTTHLELTMIHEVMVLDHSGPDFAFILYGAALKLWIWGMFITLVIISAFPSPNALRPLIAAGVLFVIATAVGIVESVMARLRLGQVPQMLMGAGALGLLSYIILG
- a CDS encoding NADH-quinone oxidoreductase subunit C — protein: MNRRGLVPFHNGEPLDWSAFAALPIGRFRDTVVEEVAAGRRLATFFGLRENRRRVRLIATLADDQNGMLYALRAAVEESYPALTPDCPQAHLFEREIHEQLGVRPEGHPWLKPLRFTPADYPGAEPPAPPLIGEADFFAMSGEELHEVAVGPVHAGVIEPGHFRFQCHGEKVYHLEISLGYQHRGIEKALAKGPHPHIPYLMETVAGDTAIGHALAYAAALESLTGTRVPARAQVIRGIALELERLANHIGDLGALAGDVGFLPTSAQCGAIRGDFLNMTALLCGSRLGRGLVKNGGVAFDLEPERIAELKRRLEKGAAEAARAVQLLWNSSSVLARFESTGILTRQQAVDLGLVGPAARAAGLFRDVRHDFPGGIYALFHIPVSTMEAGDVYSRAFVRWLEIERSIDFVQELLAALPGGEIRSEPARLLAANRFVVTLSEGWRGEICHAALTDARGCLARYKIVDPSFHNWPGLALCLRGQAISDFPLCNKSFNLSYCGFDL
- a CDS encoding hydrogenase gives rise to the protein MQTVIDIFLLLVLLSDLYLLSLTRLGAAIRVMAFQGVLLALLPLLPAGGILSLHGLIIAVSSLAIKAILIPRFLSHAAREVHTGLAIDSHIPYGAALLTGMGMVLVSFWVARKFALPVTVTSRLWIPVSLAAVMIGLLMLIIRKKAISQVIGYLVLENGIYILGLSLAAQMPFLVELGVLLDVFAGVFIMGIIMNHIKNYFDDLDVDNLTILKD
- a CDS encoding proton-conducting transporter membrane subunit translates to MIAAVIVLPILFSAAAWLVRNVRLRRRLWLACSLLHVGMVISLAFQPAQPILGGWLAVDALGLLFLGIVSLLFLVSAAYGQGWLAQAHAGASQGGRDPERIFIACMLIFLSTMSLVVLSHHLGLLWVAVEATTLASAPLIFFHRTVHSLEATWKYLLICSVGIALALFGTFFLGAAASAGGREGSLLLDRLLRLGPQLDVRLTRIAFIFLLVGYGTKMGLAPMHTWLPDAHSEAPSVVSSLLSGVLLNCAFLAILRAYQICQAAGDAAFARAILLIFGLVSMLLAAVFILNQPDYKRLLAYSSVEHMGILAFGIGLGSAGYYFVLFHALNHSLTKSGLFLTAGNILSVFRTKAIGEVHGLARSHPGIGWAWVIGFLAITGTPFFGLFISEFNLLGVAVLGDRLIVAAIYLFLLTAVFIGMAAAFFPMVQGAAVNEPQEKLPALLRLLPLLLFLLTFSLGVHIPAGLDGLLRLGAAALGGGQ